The following coding sequences are from one Natrarchaeobaculum sulfurireducens window:
- a CDS encoding ABC transporter ATP-binding protein translates to MTDEPLLSIRNLRTRFHTDDGVVEAVDGVSFDVARGETVCIVGESGSGKSVTSESITQLIPMPPGEIADGEVYFDGEDVTTLSDGELRALRGGRIGHVFQNPQGALNPVYTVGYQIREAITAHHDVSKADARQRAIDLLEDVGIPEAATRVDDYPHEFSGGMKQRVVIAIALACEPDLLIADEPTTALDVTIEAQILDLLDNLQDEYDVSIVFITHDLGVVAEIADRVVVMYAGKVMEVGTVEDVFETPAHPYTQALLECLPGRSTLEPIPGSLPSPIDPPDGCRFHDRCTYANGECSVGEQPPMYDRSPEHRVSCVHWEPGSDGLPEPGGDRDVSPVAGGDR, encoded by the coding sequence ATGACCGACGAACCACTCCTTTCGATCCGAAACCTCCGAACCCGTTTTCACACCGACGATGGCGTCGTCGAAGCGGTCGACGGCGTGAGCTTCGACGTCGCCCGCGGCGAGACCGTCTGTATCGTCGGCGAAAGCGGGTCCGGAAAGTCAGTAACGAGCGAATCGATCACCCAGTTGATCCCGATGCCGCCCGGCGAAATCGCTGACGGCGAGGTGTACTTCGACGGCGAGGACGTAACCACGCTGTCTGACGGCGAGTTACGAGCCCTCCGGGGCGGCCGAATCGGTCACGTCTTCCAGAATCCACAGGGGGCGCTCAATCCCGTCTACACCGTCGGATACCAGATTCGAGAAGCCATCACCGCCCACCACGACGTCTCGAAGGCCGACGCCCGCCAGCGGGCCATCGATCTCCTCGAGGACGTCGGCATTCCGGAGGCCGCCACTCGCGTCGATGACTACCCACACGAGTTTTCCGGCGGGATGAAACAGCGCGTCGTGATTGCGATAGCGCTGGCCTGCGAGCCCGACCTCTTGATCGCCGACGAGCCGACGACGGCACTCGACGTAACGATCGAAGCACAGATCCTCGACCTCCTGGATAACCTCCAAGACGAGTACGACGTGAGTATCGTCTTTATCACTCACGATCTCGGCGTCGTCGCTGAAATCGCAGACCGCGTCGTCGTCATGTACGCGGGGAAGGTGATGGAAGTCGGTACCGTCGAAGACGTCTTCGAGACCCCTGCCCATCCGTACACGCAGGCGCTACTCGAGTGCCTGCCGGGGCGGTCGACGCTCGAGCCGATTCCGGGTAGCTTGCCGAGTCCGATCGACCCGCCCGACGGCTGTCGGTTCCACGACCGCTGTACGTACGCAAACGGGGAGTGTTCCGTCGGTGAACAGCCGCCGATGTACGACCGCTCGCCCGAGCACCGCGTCTCGTGTGTCCACTGGGAACCGGGAAGCGACGGCCTCCCCGAACCCGGCGGCGACCGTGACGTGAGCCCGGTCGCCGGAGGTGACCGATGA
- a CDS encoding ABC transporter permease: MSTDTQPDSTPDVGFEDVDWEQYEGGLELTPIRIATVLSVAVVIAGWVLDSLFGSHRQPIVDAQFGPIEFAPNPGNVEWLFILTVVVLFFYGVVPLYRNPRRTKHYWTELKKNKAAVASLFFLAFVFALAVVGPFVFGRPELDVANAYEPPVFYQYVPGLEGGTWAHPLGTMQSGEDLLQIVVIGARVSMMVGLIGCLIIIVLASAVGTTAAYFGGWVDEVLMRFVDIMLTFPTFFLILFVVYLYGGDLFTIILILGFTTWTATSRLVRSEALQRNEEQYIEAAKNVGASERWIITRHLVPNVSNTIITAATLVIPSLILYEAVLAFLGFGDPNVWSWGRAISEGRSDIQNAWWVATIPGVFLFLTVLAFNFLGDALRDALDPRHQ, from the coding sequence ATGAGTACGGATACGCAACCGGATTCGACGCCAGACGTCGGGTTCGAAGACGTCGACTGGGAACAGTACGAGGGCGGCCTCGAACTAACGCCGATACGCATCGCAACGGTCCTATCGGTGGCAGTAGTCATCGCCGGATGGGTCCTCGATTCCCTGTTCGGGAGCCATCGCCAGCCGATCGTCGACGCCCAGTTCGGTCCGATCGAGTTCGCTCCGAATCCGGGGAACGTCGAGTGGCTGTTCATCCTCACCGTCGTGGTCCTGTTTTTCTACGGTGTCGTGCCACTGTATCGGAATCCGCGCCGGACGAAACACTACTGGACGGAACTGAAAAAGAACAAGGCGGCCGTGGCAAGCCTGTTCTTTCTCGCGTTCGTCTTCGCGCTCGCGGTGGTCGGTCCGTTCGTCTTCGGTCGACCGGAACTCGACGTCGCGAACGCCTACGAACCGCCGGTGTTCTACCAGTACGTTCCAGGTCTCGAGGGCGGCACGTGGGCTCATCCGCTCGGCACGATGCAGTCCGGCGAGGACCTCCTCCAGATCGTCGTCATCGGCGCTCGAGTGAGCATGATGGTTGGGCTTATCGGCTGTCTCATCATCATCGTACTCGCGAGCGCGGTGGGGACAACGGCTGCGTACTTCGGCGGCTGGGTCGATGAGGTCCTGATGCGCTTCGTCGACATCATGCTCACGTTCCCGACGTTCTTTCTGATCCTCTTCGTCGTCTATCTCTACGGCGGCGACCTGTTCACGATCATCCTGATCCTCGGATTCACGACGTGGACGGCGACCTCGAGACTAGTGCGTTCGGAGGCGCTCCAGCGCAACGAAGAACAGTACATCGAGGCCGCAAAGAACGTCGGCGCAAGTGAGCGCTGGATCATCACCCGGCATCTCGTCCCGAACGTCTCGAATACGATCATCACGGCGGCGACGCTCGTGATCCCGTCGTTGATCCTCTATGAGGCGGTGCTCGCGTTCCTCGGCTTCGGCGATCCGAACGTCTGGTCCTGGGGCCGGGCGATCTCGGAGGGACGAAGTGACATCCAGAACGCCTGGTGGGTCGCGACGATTCCCGGCGTGTTCTTGTTTCTGACGGTACTGGCGTTTAACTTCCTTGGCGATGCGCTGCGAGACGCGCTCGATCCCCGACACCAGTGA